The proteins below are encoded in one region of Bremerella sp. P1:
- a CDS encoding BLUF domain-containing protein → MFAIAYASYSTVDSSELDLEGLASHASAKNATLGITGYLCYDHGVFFQYLEGERQVVVDLMDVIEKDIRHDVVNKVDLGEYDGRIFPDWSMRYLNRSDLRRVDLENVLEHSLFHMDPKLYGQENIVALIKALVANISARQNHLKAV, encoded by the coding sequence GTGTTTGCGATTGCCTACGCTAGTTACAGCACCGTCGACAGCTCTGAGCTGGATCTGGAAGGATTAGCCAGTCATGCTTCCGCGAAGAACGCTACTCTGGGAATTACAGGTTACCTGTGCTACGACCACGGCGTGTTCTTTCAGTATCTCGAAGGAGAGCGGCAGGTCGTGGTAGACCTGATGGACGTCATCGAAAAAGACATCCGGCATGATGTGGTCAACAAAGTCGACCTGGGAGAGTATGACGGACGCATTTTCCCCGATTGGAGCATGCGATACCTGAACCGCAGCGACCTGCGACGTGTCGATCTAGAAAACGTTCTGGAGCACTCGCTGTTTCACATGGATCCGAAGCTGTACGGCCAAGAGAATATTGTGGCTCTGATCAAAGCCCTGGTCGCGAATATTTCGGCCCGACAGAACCATTTGAAAGCTGTCTAA
- a CDS encoding c-type cytochrome — translation MTKKQVWTFLSTFALLLSLGTVALAKEPTATDPKHFKVADGFNVELLYSVPKDQQGSWVSMCIGPDGNLIVCDQYGKLYHVAVPNAGTKGEVTVTPIDVKIGGAQGLIWAFDSLYVVVNSGQFPSGLHRVTDSDGDGKLDKVTELRKLNGGGEHGPHAIMVHPDGKHLVVVCGNQTNETEFASSRVPQVWDEDLILPRIYGRGFMRDKMAPGGYIAKIDPEGKEWELMAVGFRNEYDAAFNRDGELFTYDADMEWDLNTPWYRPTRICHVVSGAEFGWRNGSGKWPEYYPDSTPATIDIGPGSPTGVAFGYGADFPKKYEDALYACDWSYGKLYAVHLEEDGASYKATAEEFITGQPLPLTDIVVRPADKAMYFTVGGRKVQSGLYRVTYVGDEQPGHEAPSSGASEKMKLRRELEKLHVSKDPVGLDLAVANLGNDDRFIRQAARIALEHQDPTSWQEKALALSDTNGVITTAIALARTGDDSLRGQILDKLDAIDYASVTKSQKLDLLRAYGLVLLRMGDDAALRDRYLKKLDPLLPAKSPEENRMLAEILVRLQSPTAAPKLVALLEATPTQEQQIELAKSLRLLKAGWTDQLQERYFSWFHKAATYRGGASFDLFVQDIKKEAVENLTPERKKALAAILNKKPESTTPVFSGKPRTLVKKWGVEDLAAVVEPSALKGRNFDKGRQLFGEASCFACHRFDGQGGAIGPDLTGLSGRFSPRDILESTILPSKQVSDQYQAVKILTDDGKVVVGRIVNLAGDTYRVNTNMLDPNALTMVNTNTIEEIVPSDKSMMPEGLLDNFTEEEIKDLMAYLLSRGDRNNAMFVEN, via the coding sequence ATGACAAAAAAGCAAGTTTGGACCTTCCTCAGCACATTCGCGCTGCTGCTCAGTTTGGGTACGGTAGCGCTGGCCAAGGAGCCGACAGCCACCGATCCTAAGCACTTCAAGGTCGCTGATGGATTCAACGTGGAACTACTTTACTCTGTTCCCAAAGATCAGCAGGGATCTTGGGTTAGCATGTGTATTGGCCCTGATGGCAATCTGATTGTCTGCGATCAGTACGGCAAGCTCTACCATGTGGCCGTGCCCAACGCTGGTACGAAGGGTGAAGTCACGGTAACCCCGATCGATGTGAAGATCGGTGGTGCCCAAGGTTTGATTTGGGCTTTCGACAGTCTGTACGTCGTCGTCAATAGTGGCCAGTTCCCGAGCGGACTTCACCGCGTGACCGATAGCGATGGAGATGGCAAGCTCGACAAAGTGACCGAGCTTCGCAAGCTTAATGGTGGCGGCGAGCATGGTCCTCACGCGATCATGGTGCACCCTGACGGCAAGCACTTGGTGGTCGTTTGTGGTAACCAAACCAATGAGACCGAATTTGCGTCCTCGCGTGTGCCACAGGTCTGGGACGAAGATCTGATCCTGCCACGAATTTACGGTCGTGGATTCATGCGAGATAAGATGGCTCCTGGTGGATACATCGCCAAGATCGACCCCGAAGGAAAAGAGTGGGAGTTGATGGCCGTTGGTTTCCGTAATGAATACGACGCCGCGTTCAATCGCGATGGTGAACTGTTCACCTATGACGCCGACATGGAATGGGACTTGAATACGCCTTGGTATCGACCGACCCGTATTTGTCACGTGGTCAGCGGTGCCGAATTCGGTTGGCGAAACGGATCAGGAAAATGGCCTGAATACTACCCGGACAGCACTCCAGCCACGATTGATATCGGCCCAGGTTCTCCCACCGGCGTCGCGTTTGGCTACGGTGCCGACTTCCCCAAGAAGTACGAAGACGCCCTGTACGCTTGCGATTGGAGCTACGGCAAGCTTTACGCTGTGCATCTGGAAGAAGATGGTGCGTCCTACAAGGCAACCGCCGAAGAGTTCATTACCGGCCAGCCTCTACCGTTGACAGATATCGTCGTTCGCCCTGCGGACAAAGCGATGTACTTCACCGTCGGTGGTCGTAAGGTTCAGTCCGGTCTGTACCGGGTTACCTACGTTGGCGACGAGCAGCCCGGTCATGAGGCCCCTTCGTCTGGCGCAAGCGAAAAGATGAAGCTGCGTCGCGAGCTGGAAAAGCTGCATGTTTCCAAGGATCCTGTCGGTTTGGATCTCGCCGTGGCAAATCTAGGTAACGACGACCGTTTCATCCGACAGGCAGCCCGCATCGCCCTGGAACATCAGGATCCGACCTCCTGGCAGGAAAAGGCTCTCGCTTTGAGCGACACCAATGGCGTGATCACCACGGCCATCGCGTTGGCTCGTACCGGCGACGATTCGCTACGTGGACAGATTCTCGATAAGCTTGACGCGATCGATTACGCTTCGGTAACCAAATCGCAGAAGCTGGATCTCTTGCGGGCCTATGGCCTGGTCCTACTGCGGATGGGAGACGATGCTGCCCTTCGTGACCGTTACCTGAAGAAGCTCGACCCGCTGCTGCCGGCCAAGTCTCCTGAAGAGAACCGCATGCTGGCCGAAATTCTGGTTCGTCTGCAATCGCCGACCGCGGCACCTAAACTGGTGGCCCTGTTGGAAGCAACGCCGACTCAGGAGCAGCAGATCGAACTGGCCAAGAGCCTTCGCTTGTTGAAGGCAGGCTGGACCGATCAGTTGCAAGAACGCTACTTCAGCTGGTTCCATAAAGCGGCGACTTACCGTGGTGGGGCAAGCTTCGATCTGTTTGTGCAGGACATCAAGAAGGAAGCCGTGGAGAACCTTACACCAGAACGTAAGAAGGCCTTGGCTGCGATTCTGAACAAGAAGCCGGAATCGACGACGCCTGTGTTCAGCGGCAAGCCTCGCACGCTTGTCAAGAAATGGGGGGTCGAAGATCTGGCCGCCGTGGTCGAGCCTTCGGCATTGAAGGGGCGCAACTTCGACAAGGGGCGTCAGCTCTTCGGCGAAGCGAGCTGCTTTGCCTGCCATCGATTTGACGGACAGGGCGGGGCGATCGGTCCCGACTTGACCGGTCTGTCAGGCCGCTTCAGCCCGCGTGACATCCTCGAGTCGACGATCCTGCCAAGCAAGCAGGTGAGCGATCAATACCAGGCCGTCAAAATCCTCACCGATGACGGTAAAGTCGTGGTTGGTCGAATTGTGAACCTGGCCGGAGACACGTATCGAGTGAACACGAACATGCTCGATCCAAACGCCCTGACCATGGTTAACACCAACACGATCGAAGAAATCGTTCCTTCGGATAAGTCGATGATGCCAGAAGGGCTGTTAGACAACTTCACCGAAGAAGAAATCAAGGACCTGATGGCCTATCTTCTTTCGCGAGGTGATCGCAACAACGCGATGTTCGTCGAGAACTAG